A single Osmerus mordax isolate fOsmMor3 chromosome 9, fOsmMor3.pri, whole genome shotgun sequence DNA region contains:
- the LOC136948875 gene encoding heterogeneous nuclear ribonucleoprotein R isoform X2: protein MATEVNGNSTLLKEEEEPMDVSATHTQNYQTLLDAGLPQKVAESLDDIFQTGLVAYADLDERAIDALREFNEEGALAVILQFKESDLSHVQNKSAFLCGVMKTYRQREKQGSKVQESTKGPDESKIKALLERTGYTLDVTTGQRKYGGPPPDEVYTGTQPGVGTEVFVGKIPRDLYEDELVPLFEKAGPIWDLRLMMDPLSGQNRGYAFITFCNKDAAQEAVKLCDNYEIRSGKYLGVCISVANNRLFVGSIPKNKTRESILEDFSKVTEGLMEVILYHQPDDKKKNRGFCFLEYEDHKTAAQARRRLMSGKVKVWGNPVTVEWADPVEEPDPGIMARVKVLFVRNLATPVTEELLEKTFSHFGKLERVKKLKDYAFVHFEERDAAVKAMQEMNGKELEGEEIEIVLAKPPDKKKKERQAQRQPPRTSGYDDYYYYSPPRMPPPMRGRGRGGRGGGGYAYPQDYYGYEDYYDDYYSYDYHDYRGSYDDPYYGYDDVYSIRGRGGRVNRGAPPPPRGRGAPPPRGRGSYVQRGSPMGVPRGGRGGGRGTPGGPAQLPRGRGIRGARGNRGGNVGGKRKADGYTQPDSKRRQTANQQNWGSQPIAQQPLQQGGDYSGEDGVTGQGMAAREKCVCDGGPPTQPSHHSVGLQSLC, encoded by the exons ATGGCTACTGAGGTGAATGGCAATTCAACTCTGttgaaggaagaagaggagcccATGGATGtcagtgccacacacacacagaactaccAGACCCTGCTAGATGCCGGGCTTCCTCAAAAAGTGGCAGAAAGCCTGGATGACATATTTCAGACTG GGCTGGTGGCCTATGCTGACCTGGATGAGAGGGCCATTGATGCCCTAAGGGAGTTCAATGAGGAGGGGGCCCTGGCAGTCATTCTGCAGTTTAAGGAGAGTGACCTGTCACATGTCCAG AACAAGAGTGCGTttctctgtggtgtgatgaagacatacagacaaagagaaaaacaaGGAAGCAAAGTTCAAGAATCCACAAAGGGTCCAGATGAGTCCAAGATCAAG GCTCTTCTGGAGCGAACAGGATACACTCTGGATGTGACCACAGGACAGAGGAAGTACGGGGGACCTCCCCCAGACGAGGTGTACACTGGAACACAGCCTGGGGTCGGGACAGAG GTGTTTGTGGGTAAGATCCCCAGAGACCTGTATGAGGATGAGCTTGTGCCGCTGTTTGAGAAGGCGGGGCCTATCTGGGACCTGCGTCTGATGATGGACCCTCTCTCGGGTCAGAATCGGGGCTACGCCTTCATCACCTTCTGCAACAAGGACGCCGCACAAGAGGCTGTCAAACTC TGTGATAATTATGAAATCCGGTCAGGTAAATACCTGGGTGTCTGCATCTCTGTCGCAAACAATCGACTCTTTGTTGGCTCAATTCCAAAGAACAAGACAAGAGAGAGCATATTGGAAGATTTCAGCAAAGTTACAG AGGGCCTCATGGAGGTGATCCTCTATCACCAGCCTGATGACAAGAAGAAGAACAGGGGCTTCTGCTTCCTGGAGTATGAAGACCACAAGACCGCCGCCCAGGCCCGCCGCCGCCTGATGAGCGGCAAGGTCAAGGTGTGGGGGAACCCGGTGACGGTGGAATGGGCGGACCCGGTGGAGGAACCAGACCCAGGGATCATGGCCAGG GTGAAGGTGCTGTTTGTGAGGAACCTGGCCACCCCTGTCACAGAGGAGCTCCTAGAGAAGACCTTCTCCCACTTTGGGAAGCTGGAGAGAGTCAAGAAGCTGAAGGACTATGCCTTTGTCCACTTTGAGGAGAGAGACGCTGCTGTTAAG GCCATGCAGGAGATGAATGggaaggagctggagggggaggagattgaGATTGTACTGGCGAAGCCTccagacaagaagaagaaggagcgtCAGGCCCAGAGACAGCCCCCGAGGACCTCAGG gTATGacgactactactactactctcCCCCGCGCATGCCTCCTCCCATGAGGGGGCGTGGCcgaggcgggagggggggtgggggctacgCCTACCCTCAGGATTACTATGGGTACGAGGACTACTACGACGATTACTACAGTTACGATTATCATGACTACAGAGGAAGCTATGACGATCCTTACTATGGCTATGATGACGTCTACTCtataagagggagggggggcagggtgaacCGGGGTGCTCCCCCACCACCCAGGGGCAGAGGAGCGCCTCCCCCTCGGGGCAGAGGCAGCTACGTCCAAAGGGGGTCTCCGATGGGGGTTCCCAGGGGAGGGCGTGGAGGGGGCCGCGGGACTCCTGGAGGCCCAGCTCAGTTGCCCCGGGGTAGGGGCATCCGAGGGGCCCGGGGTAACCGAGGGGGCAACGtaggggggaagaggaaagcAGACGGCTACACCCAGCCTGACTCCAAACGCCGCCAGACCGCCAACCAGCAGAACTGGGGCTCCCAACCCATCGCCCAGCAACCACTGCAGCAGGGTGGCGACTACTCTG GTGAAGACGGAGTTACGGGTCAGGGCATGGCGGCGCGTGA GAAGTGCGTGTGTGATGGAGGGCCCCCGACCCAGCCTTCTCACCACTCTGTGGGGCTTCAGAGCCTGTGCTGA
- the LOC136948875 gene encoding heterogeneous nuclear ribonucleoprotein R isoform X1: MATEVNGNSTLLKEEEEPMDVSATHTQNYQTLLDAGLPQKVAESLDDIFQTGLVAYADLDERAIDALREFNEEGALAVILQFKESDLSHVQNKSAFLCGVMKTYRQREKQGSKVQESTKGPDESKIKALLERTGYTLDVTTGQRKYGGPPPDEVYTGTQPGVGTEVFVGKIPRDLYEDELVPLFEKAGPIWDLRLMMDPLSGQNRGYAFITFCNKDAAQEAVKLCDNYEIRSGKYLGVCISVANNRLFVGSIPKNKTRESILEDFSKVTEGLMEVILYHQPDDKKKNRGFCFLEYEDHKTAAQARRRLMSGKVKVWGNPVTVEWADPVEEPDPGIMARVKVLFVRNLATPVTEELLEKTFSHFGKLERVKKLKDYAFVHFEERDAAVKAMQEMNGKELEGEEIEIVLAKPPDKKKKERQAQRQPPRTSGYDDYYYYSPPRMPPPMRGRGRGGRGGGGYAYPQDYYGYEDYYDDYYSYDYHDYRGSYDDPYYGYDDVYSIRGRGGRVNRGAPPPPRGRGAPPPRGRGSYVQRGSPMGVPRGGRGGGRGTPGGPAQLPRGRGIRGARGNRGGNVGGKRKADGYTQPDSKRRQTANQQNWGSQPIAQQPLQQGGDYSGNYGYNNDNQEFYQDSYGQQWK; the protein is encoded by the exons ATGGCTACTGAGGTGAATGGCAATTCAACTCTGttgaaggaagaagaggagcccATGGATGtcagtgccacacacacacagaactaccAGACCCTGCTAGATGCCGGGCTTCCTCAAAAAGTGGCAGAAAGCCTGGATGACATATTTCAGACTG GGCTGGTGGCCTATGCTGACCTGGATGAGAGGGCCATTGATGCCCTAAGGGAGTTCAATGAGGAGGGGGCCCTGGCAGTCATTCTGCAGTTTAAGGAGAGTGACCTGTCACATGTCCAG AACAAGAGTGCGTttctctgtggtgtgatgaagacatacagacaaagagaaaaacaaGGAAGCAAAGTTCAAGAATCCACAAAGGGTCCAGATGAGTCCAAGATCAAG GCTCTTCTGGAGCGAACAGGATACACTCTGGATGTGACCACAGGACAGAGGAAGTACGGGGGACCTCCCCCAGACGAGGTGTACACTGGAACACAGCCTGGGGTCGGGACAGAG GTGTTTGTGGGTAAGATCCCCAGAGACCTGTATGAGGATGAGCTTGTGCCGCTGTTTGAGAAGGCGGGGCCTATCTGGGACCTGCGTCTGATGATGGACCCTCTCTCGGGTCAGAATCGGGGCTACGCCTTCATCACCTTCTGCAACAAGGACGCCGCACAAGAGGCTGTCAAACTC TGTGATAATTATGAAATCCGGTCAGGTAAATACCTGGGTGTCTGCATCTCTGTCGCAAACAATCGACTCTTTGTTGGCTCAATTCCAAAGAACAAGACAAGAGAGAGCATATTGGAAGATTTCAGCAAAGTTACAG AGGGCCTCATGGAGGTGATCCTCTATCACCAGCCTGATGACAAGAAGAAGAACAGGGGCTTCTGCTTCCTGGAGTATGAAGACCACAAGACCGCCGCCCAGGCCCGCCGCCGCCTGATGAGCGGCAAGGTCAAGGTGTGGGGGAACCCGGTGACGGTGGAATGGGCGGACCCGGTGGAGGAACCAGACCCAGGGATCATGGCCAGG GTGAAGGTGCTGTTTGTGAGGAACCTGGCCACCCCTGTCACAGAGGAGCTCCTAGAGAAGACCTTCTCCCACTTTGGGAAGCTGGAGAGAGTCAAGAAGCTGAAGGACTATGCCTTTGTCCACTTTGAGGAGAGAGACGCTGCTGTTAAG GCCATGCAGGAGATGAATGggaaggagctggagggggaggagattgaGATTGTACTGGCGAAGCCTccagacaagaagaagaaggagcgtCAGGCCCAGAGACAGCCCCCGAGGACCTCAGG gTATGacgactactactactactctcCCCCGCGCATGCCTCCTCCCATGAGGGGGCGTGGCcgaggcgggagggggggtgggggctacgCCTACCCTCAGGATTACTATGGGTACGAGGACTACTACGACGATTACTACAGTTACGATTATCATGACTACAGAGGAAGCTATGACGATCCTTACTATGGCTATGATGACGTCTACTCtataagagggagggggggcagggtgaacCGGGGTGCTCCCCCACCACCCAGGGGCAGAGGAGCGCCTCCCCCTCGGGGCAGAGGCAGCTACGTCCAAAGGGGGTCTCCGATGGGGGTTCCCAGGGGAGGGCGTGGAGGGGGCCGCGGGACTCCTGGAGGCCCAGCTCAGTTGCCCCGGGGTAGGGGCATCCGAGGGGCCCGGGGTAACCGAGGGGGCAACGtaggggggaagaggaaagcAGACGGCTACACCCAGCCTGACTCCAAACGCCGCCAGACCGCCAACCAGCAGAACTGGGGCTCCCAACCCATCGCCCAGCAACCACTGCAGCAGGGTGGCGACTACTCTGGTAACTATGGTTACAATAATGACAACCAGGAGTTTTACCAAGATTCTTATGGGCAACAATGGAAGTAG
- the rpl13a gene encoding 60S ribosomal protein L13a has protein sequence MADRFNKVLLLDGRGHLLGRLAAIVAKQVLLGHKVVVVRCEGINISGNFYRNKLKYLAFLRKRMNTNPSRGPYHFRAPSRIFWRTVRGMLPHKTKRGQAALERLKVFDGIPPPYDKRKRMVVPAALKIVRLKPTRKFALLGRLAHEVGWKYQAITATLEEKRKEKAKIRYTKVKTQIKLKKVAEKNVESKIAKYTDVLKQYGVLV, from the exons ATGGCGGACCGGTTCAATAAG GTTCTGCTGCTAGATGGCAGAGGCCATCTACTCGGGCGTCTTGCTGCCATCGTGGCCAAGCAGGTCCTACTCG GTCACAAGGTGGTGGTCGTCAGGTGTGAGGGCATCAACATATCTGGCAACTTCTATCGTAATAAGC TGAAGTACTTGGCTTTCCTGCGTAAGAGGATGAACACCAACCCTTCCCGTGGACCATACCACTTCAGAGCTCCAAGTAGGATCTTCTGGAGGACTGTCAGGG GCATGCTCCCTCACAAAACCAAGAGGGGACAGGCTGCTCTGGAGAGGCTGAAGGTGTTTGACGGTATCCCCCCTCCCTATGACAAG AGGAAGCGTATGGTCGTCCCAGCCGCCCTGAAGATAGTGCGTCTGAAGCCCACTCGCAAG TTTGCCCTTCTTGGGCGGCTGGCCCATGAGGTTGGTTGGAAGTACCAGGCTATCACAGCCACCcttgaggagaagaggaaagagaaagccaAGATCCGGTACACCAAGGTGAAGACCCAGATCAAGCTGAAAAAAGTGGCAGAGAAGAACGTGGAGAGCAAGATCGCAAAGTACACTGATGTGCTGAAACAGTATGGTGTACTTGTCTGA
- the atp5if1b gene encoding ATPase inhibitor B, mitochondrial, protein MARFLRPNLRSFLATQLRMSSDQLGELGKGAGKGGGGGGSIREAGGAMGKKQVAEEEMYFRRKEQEQLAALKQHHQEEIDHHKKEIERLQREIDRHKGKIRKLKHDD, encoded by the exons ATGGCAAGATTTCTGAGGCCTAACCTTAGGAGCTTCCTGGCCACACAGCTAAGGATGTCATCCGACCAG CTGGGTGAGCTGGGCAAAGGtgcagggaagggaggaggaggtggaggatcaatcagagaggcaggaggagccatGGGGAAGAAGCAGGTTGCTGAGGAGGAAATGTACTTCAG ACGTAAAGAGCAGGAGCAGCTAGCTGCTCTGAAGCAGCACCACCAAGAGGAGATTGACCATCACAAGAAAGAGATTGAGCGTCTGCAACGAGAGATTGACCGCCACAAGGGAAAGATCCGAAAGCTGAAACATGATGACTGA